One window of the Desulfitibacter alkalitolerans DSM 16504 genome contains the following:
- a CDS encoding ABC transporter ATP-binding protein, whose product MILLDSVTKRFPNGLVAVDNVSLEIKEGEFVVFIGPSGCGKTTTMKMINRLIEPTSGKIIVNGRDISKQDPIQLRRGIGYVIQEIGLMPHMTVAENIALIPNLQKWPKEKQKKRVEELLEMVELDVAETINKYPRQLSGGQRQRVGVARALAVDPPIMLMDEPFGALDPITREQMQDEFIKLQEKVKKTIVFVTHDMDEALKFANRIVLLNKGKIVQCASPQEILRNPANSFVRDFVGTDHALRQLSLIKIKDAMKTDISTVHPKDTIDDARKLFKQGYRSIIVVDKNKKVVGYINREDAEKMTDDMYVSDIMISPMGTVHYEKSLKEALNHMLRFDFGYLAVVNDQSMLLGIITSNCLYKNVGEGYMDREGA is encoded by the coding sequence ATGATATTACTTGACAGCGTTACTAAAAGATTTCCCAACGGGCTGGTGGCAGTTGATAATGTTTCTCTTGAAATAAAAGAAGGAGAATTTGTAGTTTTTATAGGACCTTCAGGATGTGGTAAGACCACTACCATGAAAATGATCAACAGACTGATAGAGCCTACCTCTGGAAAAATCATAGTTAATGGCAGGGATATTAGCAAGCAGGACCCCATTCAATTAAGAAGGGGCATAGGTTATGTAATACAAGAAATAGGCTTGATGCCCCATATGACTGTTGCTGAAAATATTGCCTTGATACCTAATCTTCAAAAATGGCCAAAAGAGAAGCAAAAGAAAAGGGTCGAGGAACTGCTGGAAATGGTTGAGCTTGACGTGGCTGAGACTATAAACAAGTATCCAAGACAGTTAAGTGGTGGGCAAAGGCAGCGTGTAGGTGTAGCCCGGGCCCTGGCAGTTGACCCCCCTATCATGCTCATGGATGAGCCCTTTGGAGCATTAGATCCAATTACAAGAGAACAGATGCAGGATGAATTTATTAAACTCCAGGAAAAGGTGAAGAAAACAATTGTCTTTGTAACCCATGACATGGATGAGGCATTGAAGTTTGCCAATAGAATAGTCCTCTTAAACAAGGGTAAAATCGTTCAATGTGCCTCTCCCCAGGAAATATTGAGGAATCCGGCCAATAGCTTTGTTCGGGATTTTGTTGGAACTGACCATGCCCTTAGACAGCTCAGTCTTATTAAAATAAAGGATGCCATGAAAACAGATATAAGCACTGTACATCCAAAGGATACTATTGATGATGCAAGGAAGCTCTTTAAACAAGGCTACCGCAGCATTATTGTTGTTGACAAGAATAAAAAGGTTGTGGGTTATATAAATAGAGAAGACGCTGAAAAAATGACAGACGATATGTATGTTTCAGATATTATGATTTCTCCCATGGGGACAGTACATTATGAAAAGTCCTTGAAAGAAGCCTTAAATCATATGCTTAGATTTGATTTTGGGTATCTGGCAGTAGTAAATGACCAATCAATGCTGTTAGGTATTATAACCTCCAACTGTTTATACAAAAATGTTGGCGAAGGCTATATGGACAGAGAGGGTGCATAA
- a CDS encoding aconitate hydratase, whose amino-acid sequence MQNVFHKILKNNKAEFTNDEVILYPDQILTQDATGTVVYLQLEAMGIKKVKPFSIMYIDHNTLQVGNENQDDHKYLQSLSQKIGAHISKAGNGICHSVHLETFSKPGQVVVGSDSHTPTAGGAGMLGIGAGGLDVAVAMAGEAFYLPRPRVVGIRLEGELGPWVSAKDVILYILQQLTVKGGYGKVIEYFGPGIKKLSVYDRATICNLGAEMGATSSVFPSDEITLEFLKSVGREYDWRELVADSDAHYDELYDINLSNIEPLIALPHSPDNVVKVSEVKGIPLAQIAIGSCTNSSMRDMAVVAEVLKDRRVAQSTDLVITPGTRRVLTMMIETGALKNIVDAGARILEVACGPCNGVGQSPASGSNSLRTYNRNYKGRSGTADANVYLASPETAAASALTGCITDPRGLGKYPQISLPEFYPVNINMIIKPVKTSEVVEVIKGPNIKPVPIGKPVPDCIEGTVELKAGDNVSTDDILPGGAKMLALRSNVPGCVPHVFSRIDPEFKNKVQNLSSSWFVIGGENYGQGSSREHAVMVPMSIGMRVVIAKSFARIYRQNLTNYGVVPLIFTKSADYDLIELCDELIIERFHEQIKNNHIEVYNKTKDFSFTTSCSLTNRELVILFHGGLMNYTKTKLEAK is encoded by the coding sequence ATGCAAAATGTTTTTCATAAAATTCTAAAAAATAATAAAGCAGAATTTACTAATGATGAAGTTATACTATATCCTGATCAAATTTTAACTCAGGATGCCACAGGAACAGTTGTCTATCTACAATTAGAGGCCATGGGCATTAAAAAGGTTAAGCCCTTTTCAATAATGTATATTGATCATAATACACTGCAGGTTGGAAATGAAAACCAGGATGATCATAAGTATCTGCAGAGTTTATCACAAAAGATAGGGGCACATATATCTAAAGCCGGCAATGGGATTTGCCACTCGGTGCACCTGGAAACCTTTTCAAAGCCTGGGCAAGTAGTGGTTGGTTCTGACAGTCATACACCAACTGCAGGCGGGGCAGGAATGCTTGGCATTGGCGCAGGTGGTTTAGACGTGGCTGTAGCAATGGCTGGTGAAGCATTTTATTTGCCTAGGCCCAGGGTTGTTGGAATAAGGCTGGAAGGCGAGCTTGGCCCATGGGTTTCTGCAAAGGATGTTATTTTGTACATACTTCAGCAGCTTACAGTCAAGGGTGGCTATGGAAAGGTAATTGAATATTTTGGCCCGGGGATAAAAAAACTTTCTGTATATGACAGGGCTACAATATGCAACCTGGGAGCAGAGATGGGGGCAACCAGCTCTGTTTTTCCTAGTGATGAAATTACTCTAGAATTTTTAAAAAGTGTGGGAAGAGAATATGATTGGAGAGAACTAGTGGCTGATAGTGATGCCCATTATGATGAGCTATATGACATTAATCTCTCAAATATTGAACCCCTTATAGCTTTACCTCATAGTCCGGATAATGTGGTAAAGGTTTCTGAAGTTAAGGGAATTCCCCTAGCCCAAATAGCTATAGGCAGTTGTACAAACTCTTCCATGAGAGATATGGCTGTAGTGGCAGAAGTTTTAAAAGACAGAAGGGTTGCTCAAAGCACAGACCTTGTTATAACACCAGGAACCAGGCGGGTTTTAACTATGATGATTGAAACAGGTGCTTTAAAAAATATAGTTGATGCAGGGGCCAGGATATTAGAGGTTGCATGTGGTCCCTGCAATGGAGTAGGCCAATCCCCGGCTTCAGGCTCTAATTCACTGCGGACATATAACCGTAACTATAAGGGAAGGTCTGGAACTGCAGATGCAAATGTCTATTTAGCCAGTCCTGAGACTGCCGCCGCTTCTGCACTTACTGGTTGTATAACAGACCCGCGCGGTCTAGGTAAGTATCCACAAATTAGCTTACCTGAATTTTATCCTGTAAATATAAATATGATTATTAAACCCGTTAAAACTTCTGAAGTTGTTGAAGTTATTAAGGGGCCCAATATAAAACCTGTGCCCATAGGTAAACCTGTTCCAGATTGTATTGAAGGTACGGTGGAACTAAAGGCTGGTGATAATGTAAGTACTGATGATATTTTGCCAGGAGGGGCCAAGATGCTGGCCCTAAGATCAAATGTTCCAGGCTGCGTTCCCCATGTGTTTTCCAGAATAGATCCGGAATTTAAAAACAAGGTGCAAAATCTGTCCTCAAGCTGGTTTGTTATTGGTGGAGAAAACTATGGGCAGGGCTCAAGCAGAGAGCATGCAGTCATGGTGCCAATGTCAATAGGTATGCGAGTTGTAATAGCTAAATCCTTTGCCAGGATATATAGACAAAACCTAACAAATTATGGAGTAGTTCCTTTAATATTTACCAAAAGTGCAGACTACGATTTAATAGAGCTTTGTGATGAACTGATTATTGAAAGATTTCATGAGCAGATTAAAAACAATCATATTGAAGTTTATAATAAGACGAAGGATTTTTCTTTTACAACTAGCTGCAGCCTAACCAACAGGGAACTGGTAATTCTGTTCCATGGCGGCTTGATGAATTATACTAAAACAAAGCTAGAAGCTAAATAA
- a CDS encoding ABC transporter permease → MNYIMQNPQRVLNLTIEHLQIIIIAVSIAVIIGVPLGILLTRMKFLQGPVFGIAGVLYTIPALALFAIMIPFFGLGVKPTVIALILYSQLAIIRNTVTGIENIDKSIIEAATGMGMTKMELLLKIQLPLGLPVIMAGIRMVTVMAIGIATIASYIGAGGLGDLIFLGMFTIDTDIILAGAIPIIIMALVADKVLVMFQKRLGKWKAEPKKTTKLVKEVYDGSVHSK, encoded by the coding sequence ATGAATTATATAATGCAAAATCCACAAAGGGTACTAAATTTAACTATAGAGCATTTACAGATAATTATCATCGCAGTCAGCATAGCAGTTATTATTGGAGTGCCTCTTGGAATCCTCTTAACACGTATGAAATTCTTACAGGGTCCTGTATTCGGCATTGCCGGAGTTTTGTATACCATTCCTGCATTAGCCCTTTTTGCCATAATGATTCCCTTCTTCGGCCTTGGAGTAAAGCCGACAGTAATAGCCCTAATACTATACTCCCAATTAGCAATAATCCGCAATACGGTTACAGGCATTGAAAACATTGATAAAAGCATTATAGAAGCCGCTACAGGCATGGGCATGACAAAAATGGAGCTATTATTAAAAATACAGCTGCCCCTGGGATTGCCTGTCATCATGGCTGGTATCAGAATGGTCACAGTAATGGCAATAGGAATTGCTACAATTGCCAGCTACATTGGTGCTGGGGGACTTGGAGATTTAATATTTCTTGGAATGTTTACTATAGATACCGATATAATCCTGGCTGGCGCTATACCAATTATTATTATGGCCCTTGTGGCCGATAAGGTGCTGGTTATGTTTCAAAAGAGGCTGGGAAAATGGAAAGCCGAACCCAAAAAGACTACTAAGTTGGTTAAGGAGGTATATGATGGTTCAGTACATTCTAAATAA
- a CDS encoding ATP-binding protein: MVIKGIDYKKCTACLKCYKLCPMDVLSYEEKTVKIKYAEDCQSCYLCVYECQSDALKVEPNRPIDIYDVYNRKLV; encoded by the coding sequence ATGGTCATAAAAGGTATTGATTATAAAAAGTGTACTGCATGTCTTAAGTGCTACAAATTATGTCCCATGGATGTTCTTTCCTATGAAGAAAAAACAGTTAAAATCAAATACGCTGAAGATTGTCAGTCATGCTATTTGTGTGTTTATGAATGCCAGTCTGATGCATTAAAGGTCGAACCCAATAGGCCAATAGACATATATGACGTGTATAACAGAAAGCTTGTGTAG
- a CDS encoding glycine betaine ABC transporter substrate-binding protein gives MKKVLLILLVLTLSLALVVGCGGNSSKPSDTSGQTQDKPQEKPKIIVGSKNFTEQLLVGYMIGALMEDAGYPVDYKLRLGGTGLVHESLVNGDINVYVEYTGTGLIAILQQEVMTDPDAVYAKVKEMYQSEFGLVWLEPWGFNNTYTITMRQDEAQELGVTKISDLKGIAENLVIGATQEFIPRSDGLAGLQEKYGFKFKNALGMDSGLMYQALQEKKVNAISGFATDGRIPSFGFINLEDDLNYFPPYYAAPVVRADLLEKDPEVANVLNKLAGKLDDTTMANLNYEVDGNKKDPEDVAKQFLKEKGLIN, from the coding sequence ATGAAAAAAGTTTTATTAATTCTTTTAGTTCTGACATTGAGCTTAGCCTTGGTAGTAGGTTGTGGGGGGAACAGTTCAAAACCGTCGGATACTAGCGGTCAAACACAAGATAAACCACAAGAAAAACCCAAAATCATAGTTGGGTCGAAAAACTTTACTGAACAGCTGCTGGTTGGCTACATGATAGGGGCGTTAATGGAAGATGCAGGCTATCCTGTAGATTATAAGCTGCGTCTTGGTGGTACAGGTTTAGTACATGAATCTCTTGTTAATGGAGACATAAATGTTTATGTTGAATATACCGGCACTGGATTGATTGCTATTCTGCAGCAGGAGGTTATGACAGACCCAGATGCAGTTTATGCAAAGGTCAAAGAGATGTATCAGTCAGAATTTGGATTGGTCTGGCTTGAACCCTGGGGATTTAACAACACCTATACAATAACCATGCGTCAGGATGAGGCACAGGAGCTAGGTGTGACAAAAATTTCAGACCTTAAGGGTATAGCAGAAAATCTAGTGATAGGAGCAACTCAAGAATTTATACCACGCAGCGATGGCCTTGCAGGCTTACAGGAAAAGTATGGTTTTAAATTCAAAAATGCCCTTGGAATGGATTCAGGTTTAATGTATCAGGCACTACAGGAAAAGAAGGTAAATGCTATTTCAGGCTTTGCAACTGATGGCCGAATCCCATCCTTTGGCTTTATTAACCTGGAGGATGATCTTAATTATTTTCCACCTTATTATGCTGCTCCTGTAGTAAGGGCTGACCTCCTGGAAAAGGATCCAGAAGTAGCTAACGTCCTTAACAAGCTGGCAGGTAAATTAGATGACACTACTATGGCAAATTTAAACTATGAAGTGGATGGAAACAAGAAAGATCCAGAGGATGTGGCAAAACAGTTCCTTAAAGAAAAGGGTCTTATTAACTAA